A stretch of Faecalibacterium duncaniae DNA encodes these proteins:
- a CDS encoding replication initiator protein A, with translation MTNTIYIHQPEKAFSFTRLPNFLFEAPTFRPLSNEAKVLYAFILRRTELSRKNGWADDCGRIFLYYPICEVVDLLHCGRQKAVNTLRELQYAGLVEIQKQGCGKPNRIFPKSYEAVPNTDFKKSGSGTPED, from the coding sequence ATGACAAATACCATCTATATCCATCAGCCGGAAAAGGCGTTCAGCTTCACCCGGCTCCCGAATTTCCTCTTTGAAGCCCCCACATTCAGGCCCCTGTCCAACGAGGCAAAGGTTCTGTACGCCTTTATCCTGCGCCGGACAGAGTTGTCCCGCAAGAATGGGTGGGCGGATGACTGCGGACGGATTTTCCTGTATTACCCTATCTGCGAAGTGGTTGACCTGCTCCATTGTGGGCGGCAGAAAGCGGTGAACACCCTGCGGGAACTGCAATACGCCGGACTGGTGGAAATCCAGAAGCAGGGCTGTGGAAAACCCAACCGCATTTTCCCAAAATCCTATGAAGCGGTTCCAAACACCGACTTCAAGAAATCCGGTTCTGGTACGCCGGAGGACTGA
- a CDS encoding cysteine-rich VLP domain-containing protein — MRDNPYKDLPPLERRPDGSLYRMTPAQRKQAASLIRRGCCCCEDGNCIVLDDGDTCTCPQTISFSVCCKWFRWSVLPLDGTLEAEIFRDRDLKRCAVCGGVFVPKSNRAKYCPGCAARVHRRQKTESERKRRSAVDS; from the coding sequence ATGAGAGATAACCCCTATAAAGACTTGCCGCCGCTGGAACGCAGGCCGGACGGTTCCCTTTACCGCATGACACCGGCGCAGAGGAAACAGGCGGCCAGCCTGATACGCCGGGGGTGCTGTTGCTGTGAGGACGGCAACTGCATTGTCCTTGACGATGGGGACACCTGCACCTGCCCGCAGACGATTTCTTTCTCGGTCTGCTGTAAGTGGTTCCGCTGGTCGGTCTTGCCGCTGGACGGAACGCTGGAAGCGGAGATTTTCCGGGATAGGGACTTGAAACGCTGTGCGGTCTGCGGCGGCGTGTTCGTCCCCAAATCCAACCGGGCAAAATACTGCCCCGGCTGTGCCGCCAGAGTTCACAGGCGACAGAAAACAGAAAGTGAACGGAAAAGGAGGTCTGCTGTGGACAGTTAG